One window of the bacterium genome contains the following:
- a CDS encoding Trm112 family protein codes for MPLAKPLASPSVEFDELLEILACPVCKTPVHLDGTGERIVCDSCGRRYPIRDGIPVMLVEESEGGK; via the coding sequence ATGCCTCTGGCGAAACCCCTTGCCTCACCATCCGTGGAATTTGACGAACTACTAGAGATTCTGGCCTGCCCGGTCTGCAAGACGCCGGTCCACCTCGACGGGACCGGCGAGCGGATCGTGTGCGACTCCTGCGGCCGCCGGTACCCCATCCGCGACGGCATCCCGGTGATGCTCGTCGAGGAGTCCGAAGGGGGCAAGTAA
- a CDS encoding nucleotidyltransferase family protein, with the protein MTEYQAIIPAAGIGTRLKPHTNTIPKALIRVAGKPILGYILDDVARAGIKDVTLVTGFFAEKVEDYARAAYGGLNLTFARQTEQLGLGHAVWTALRKKRDRPSLVVLGDTIVEADLAGILDQPDNVIAVAPTDDPRRFGIVELSGDRIVRMVEKPADPPSNLAIVGLYLIRDSEALYRALGGNIVSGVRTKGEFQLTDALVRMLADGTVFLYRVHLKGSLVGDNALVRGRFDRLNLGDDSDVTFS; encoded by the coding sequence TTGACCGAATACCAGGCCATCATCCCCGCCGCCGGCATCGGCACGCGCCTCAAACCCCACACCAACACCATCCCCAAGGCGCTCATCCGGGTCGCCGGCAAGCCCATCCTGGGCTACATCCTCGACGACGTCGCCCGCGCCGGAATCAAAGACGTCACCCTCGTCACCGGCTTCTTCGCCGAGAAGGTGGAGGATTACGCCCGTGCCGCGTACGGCGGCTTGAACCTCACCTTCGCCCGCCAAACCGAGCAGCTCGGCCTGGGCCACGCCGTCTGGACCGCCCTTCGTAAAAAGCGCGACCGGCCCAGCCTCGTCGTCCTCGGCGACACTATCGTCGAGGCCGACCTCGCCGGCATCCTCGACCAGCCCGACAACGTCATCGCCGTCGCCCCCACCGACGACCCCCGGCGCTTCGGCATCGTCGAGCTTTCCGGCGACCGCATCGTGCGCATGGTGGAAAAGCCCGCCGACCCGCCCTCGAACCTCGCCATCGTCGGGCTGTATCTCATCCGCGACTCCGAGGCGCTCTACCGCGCCCTGGGCGGCAACATCGTCTCCGGGGTGCGCACCAAGGGCGAGTTCCAGCTCACCGACGCCCTGGTGCGGATGCTCGCCGACGGGACCGTCTTCCTGTACCGGGTGCACTTGAAGGGGTCCCTCGTCGGCGACAACGCCCTGGTGCGGGGGCGCTTCGACCGCCTGAACCTGGGCGACGACTCCGATGTGACGTTCTCGTAA